In Drosophila santomea strain STO CAGO 1482 chromosome 3L, Prin_Dsan_1.1, whole genome shotgun sequence, a single window of DNA contains:
- the LOC120448983 gene encoding purine nucleoside phosphorylase isoform X5, giving the protein MTGYKVANGNGHSNGNTKETNGSNGHSNGHKLADYTAQENPTMCSRDCCSGPGGSHRGNTCTDKKGAKSGSLAGEKIIPTPQSLLGNGKIQCELTHEELRALRVLNEDTYPYEVIEEIADFITKGSGMRPRIGIICGSGLGSLADMIQDPKIFEYEKIPNFPVSTVEGHAGRLVVGTLEGATVMAMQGRFHFYEGYPLAKCSMPVRVMKLCGVEYLFATNAAGGINPRFQVGDIMLMHDHVNMLGFAGNSPLQGPNDPRFGPRFPALVNSYNKDLINKAIEIAKAMGIESNIHVGVYSCLGGPNYETIAELKALRMMGVDAVGMSTVHEVITARHCDMKVFAFSLITNKCATEYSDKKDEEANHDEVMAVAKNRQKACCELVSRLIREIHMASA; this is encoded by the exons ATGACGGGTTACAAGGTGGCCAATGGCAATGGACACAGCAATGGAAACACCAAGGAAACAAATGGCTCCAATGGACACAGCAATGGACACAAGTTGGCGGACTACACAGCCCAGGAGAATCCCAC AATGTGCTCCCGCGACTGTTGCTCCGGACCAGGTGGCTCCCACCGCGGCAACACCTGCACGGACAAGAAGGGCGCCAAGTCCGGCAGTCTGGCTGGCGAGAAGATCATACCCACTCCACAGAGCCTGCT CGGAAATGGGAAAATCCAATGCGAGCTTACGCACGAAGAGCTACGAGCCCTTCGGGTTCTCAACGAAGACAC GTATCCCTATGAGGTCATCGAGGAGATCGCCGACTTCATTACCAAGGGCTCCGGAATGCGCCCCAGGATCGGTATCATTTGCGGTTCTGGGCTCGGCTCCTTGGCCGACATGATCCAGGACCCGAAGATCTTCGAGTACGAGAAGATCCCCAACTTCCCGGTATCCACAGTTGAGGGCCATGCCGGACGACTGGTGGTCGGCACCCTCGAGGGCGCCACTGTGATGGCGATGCAGGGCAGGTTCCACTTCTACGAGGGCTATCCACTGGCCAAGTGCTCGATGCCGGTGCGCGTGATGAAGCTGTGCGGCGTGGAGTACCTGTTCGCCACCAATGCGGCCGGTGGCATCAACCCACGGTTCCAGGTGGGCGACATCATGCTGATGCATGACCATGTCAACATGCTCGGCTTCGCCGGCAACTCTCCGCTCCAGGGACCCAATGACCCGCGCTTCGGACCCCGCTTTCCCGCTTTGGTCAACTCGTACAACAAGGACTTGATCAACAAGGCCATCGAGATCGCCAAGGCGATGGGCATCGAGTCGAACATCCATGTCGGCGTCTACTCCTGCCTGGGCGGTCCCAACTACGAGACCATCGCCGAGCTGAAGGCTCTGCGCATGATGGGCGTGGATGCGGTGGGCATGTCCACCGTCCATGAGGTCATCACTGCCCGGCACTGCGACATGAAGGTGTTCGCCTTCAGCCTCATCACGAATAAGTGCGCCACCGAGTACAGCGATAAGAAGGACGAAGAGGCCAACCACGATGAG GTTATGGCTGTGGCCAAGAACAGGCAGAAGGCATGCTGCGAACTGGTCTCCCGACTCATCCGGGAAATCCACATGGCATCCGCTTAG
- the LOC120448983 gene encoding purine nucleoside phosphorylase isoform X6 — translation MTGYKVANGNGHSNGNTKETNGSNGHSNGHKLADYTAQENPTMCSRDCCSGPGGSHRGNTCTDKKGAKSGSLAGEKIIPTPQSLLYPYEVIEEIADFITKGSGMRPRIGIICGSGLGSLADMIQDPKIFEYEKIPNFPVSTVEGHAGRLVVGTLEGATVMAMQGRFHFYEGYPLAKCSMPVRVMKLCGVEYLFATNAAGGINPRFQVGDIMLMHDHVNMLGFAGNSPLQGPNDPRFGPRFPALVNSYNKDLINKAIEIAKAMGIESNIHVGVYSCLGGPNYETIAELKALRMMGVDAVGMSTVHEVITARHCDMKVFAFSLITNKCATEYSDKKDEEANHDEVMAVAKNRQKACCELVSRLIREIHMASA, via the exons ATGACGGGTTACAAGGTGGCCAATGGCAATGGACACAGCAATGGAAACACCAAGGAAACAAATGGCTCCAATGGACACAGCAATGGACACAAGTTGGCGGACTACACAGCCCAGGAGAATCCCAC AATGTGCTCCCGCGACTGTTGCTCCGGACCAGGTGGCTCCCACCGCGGCAACACCTGCACGGACAAGAAGGGCGCCAAGTCCGGCAGTCTGGCTGGCGAGAAGATCATACCCACTCCACAGAGCCTGCT GTATCCCTATGAGGTCATCGAGGAGATCGCCGACTTCATTACCAAGGGCTCCGGAATGCGCCCCAGGATCGGTATCATTTGCGGTTCTGGGCTCGGCTCCTTGGCCGACATGATCCAGGACCCGAAGATCTTCGAGTACGAGAAGATCCCCAACTTCCCGGTATCCACAGTTGAGGGCCATGCCGGACGACTGGTGGTCGGCACCCTCGAGGGCGCCACTGTGATGGCGATGCAGGGCAGGTTCCACTTCTACGAGGGCTATCCACTGGCCAAGTGCTCGATGCCGGTGCGCGTGATGAAGCTGTGCGGCGTGGAGTACCTGTTCGCCACCAATGCGGCCGGTGGCATCAACCCACGGTTCCAGGTGGGCGACATCATGCTGATGCATGACCATGTCAACATGCTCGGCTTCGCCGGCAACTCTCCGCTCCAGGGACCCAATGACCCGCGCTTCGGACCCCGCTTTCCCGCTTTGGTCAACTCGTACAACAAGGACTTGATCAACAAGGCCATCGAGATCGCCAAGGCGATGGGCATCGAGTCGAACATCCATGTCGGCGTCTACTCCTGCCTGGGCGGTCCCAACTACGAGACCATCGCCGAGCTGAAGGCTCTGCGCATGATGGGCGTGGATGCGGTGGGCATGTCCACCGTCCATGAGGTCATCACTGCCCGGCACTGCGACATGAAGGTGTTCGCCTTCAGCCTCATCACGAATAAGTGCGCCACCGAGTACAGCGATAAGAAGGACGAAGAGGCCAACCACGATGAG GTTATGGCTGTGGCCAAGAACAGGCAGAAGGCATGCTGCGAACTGGTCTCCCGACTCATCCGGGAAATCCACATGGCATCCGCTTAG
- the LOC120448983 gene encoding purine nucleoside phosphorylase isoform X1 has product MTGYKVANGNGHSNGNTKETNGSNGHSNGHKLADYTAQENPTGNGKIQCELTHEELRALRVLNEDTYPYEVIEEIADFITKGSGMRPRIGIICGSGLGSLADMIQDPKIFEYEKIPNFPVSTVEGHAGRLVVGTLEGATVMAMQGRFHFYEGYPLAKCSMPVRVMKLCGVEYLFATNAAGGINPRFQVGDIMLMHDHVNMLGFAGNSPLQGPNDPRFGPRFPALVNSYNKDLINKAIEIAKAMGIESNIHVGVYSCLGGPNYETIAELKALRMMGVDAVGMSTVHEVITARHCDMKVFAFSLITNKCATEYSDKKDEEANHDEVMAVAKNRQKACCELVSRLIREIHMASA; this is encoded by the exons ATGACGGGTTACAAGGTGGCCAATGGCAATGGACACAGCAATGGAAACACCAAGGAAACAAATGGCTCCAATGGACACAGCAATGGACACAAGTTGGCGGACTACACAGCCCAGGAGAATCCCAC CGGAAATGGGAAAATCCAATGCGAGCTTACGCACGAAGAGCTACGAGCCCTTCGGGTTCTCAACGAAGACAC GTATCCCTATGAGGTCATCGAGGAGATCGCCGACTTCATTACCAAGGGCTCCGGAATGCGCCCCAGGATCGGTATCATTTGCGGTTCTGGGCTCGGCTCCTTGGCCGACATGATCCAGGACCCGAAGATCTTCGAGTACGAGAAGATCCCCAACTTCCCGGTATCCACAGTTGAGGGCCATGCCGGACGACTGGTGGTCGGCACCCTCGAGGGCGCCACTGTGATGGCGATGCAGGGCAGGTTCCACTTCTACGAGGGCTATCCACTGGCCAAGTGCTCGATGCCGGTGCGCGTGATGAAGCTGTGCGGCGTGGAGTACCTGTTCGCCACCAATGCGGCCGGTGGCATCAACCCACGGTTCCAGGTGGGCGACATCATGCTGATGCATGACCATGTCAACATGCTCGGCTTCGCCGGCAACTCTCCGCTCCAGGGACCCAATGACCCGCGCTTCGGACCCCGCTTTCCCGCTTTGGTCAACTCGTACAACAAGGACTTGATCAACAAGGCCATCGAGATCGCCAAGGCGATGGGCATCGAGTCGAACATCCATGTCGGCGTCTACTCCTGCCTGGGCGGTCCCAACTACGAGACCATCGCCGAGCTGAAGGCTCTGCGCATGATGGGCGTGGATGCGGTGGGCATGTCCACCGTCCATGAGGTCATCACTGCCCGGCACTGCGACATGAAGGTGTTCGCCTTCAGCCTCATCACGAATAAGTGCGCCACCGAGTACAGCGATAAGAAGGACGAAGAGGCCAACCACGATGAG GTTATGGCTGTGGCCAAGAACAGGCAGAAGGCATGCTGCGAACTGGTCTCCCGACTCATCCGGGAAATCCACATGGCATCCGCTTAG
- the LOC120448983 gene encoding purine nucleoside phosphorylase isoform X3 has product MTGYKVANGNGHSNGNTKETNGSNGHSNGHKLADYTAQENPTYPYEVIEEIADFITKGSGMRPRIGIICGSGLGSLADMIQDPKIFEYEKIPNFPVSTVEGHAGRLVVGTLEGATVMAMQGRFHFYEGYPLAKCSMPVRVMKLCGVEYLFATNAAGGINPRFQVGDIMLMHDHVNMLGFAGNSPLQGPNDPRFGPRFPALVNSYNKDLINKAIEIAKAMGIESNIHVGVYSCLGGPNYETIAELKALRMMGVDAVGMSTVHEVITARHCDMKVFAFSLITNKCATEYSDKKDEEANHDEVMAVAKNRQKACCELVSRLIREIHMASA; this is encoded by the exons ATGACGGGTTACAAGGTGGCCAATGGCAATGGACACAGCAATGGAAACACCAAGGAAACAAATGGCTCCAATGGACACAGCAATGGACACAAGTTGGCGGACTACACAGCCCAGGAGAATCCCAC GTATCCCTATGAGGTCATCGAGGAGATCGCCGACTTCATTACCAAGGGCTCCGGAATGCGCCCCAGGATCGGTATCATTTGCGGTTCTGGGCTCGGCTCCTTGGCCGACATGATCCAGGACCCGAAGATCTTCGAGTACGAGAAGATCCCCAACTTCCCGGTATCCACAGTTGAGGGCCATGCCGGACGACTGGTGGTCGGCACCCTCGAGGGCGCCACTGTGATGGCGATGCAGGGCAGGTTCCACTTCTACGAGGGCTATCCACTGGCCAAGTGCTCGATGCCGGTGCGCGTGATGAAGCTGTGCGGCGTGGAGTACCTGTTCGCCACCAATGCGGCCGGTGGCATCAACCCACGGTTCCAGGTGGGCGACATCATGCTGATGCATGACCATGTCAACATGCTCGGCTTCGCCGGCAACTCTCCGCTCCAGGGACCCAATGACCCGCGCTTCGGACCCCGCTTTCCCGCTTTGGTCAACTCGTACAACAAGGACTTGATCAACAAGGCCATCGAGATCGCCAAGGCGATGGGCATCGAGTCGAACATCCATGTCGGCGTCTACTCCTGCCTGGGCGGTCCCAACTACGAGACCATCGCCGAGCTGAAGGCTCTGCGCATGATGGGCGTGGATGCGGTGGGCATGTCCACCGTCCATGAGGTCATCACTGCCCGGCACTGCGACATGAAGGTGTTCGCCTTCAGCCTCATCACGAATAAGTGCGCCACCGAGTACAGCGATAAGAAGGACGAAGAGGCCAACCACGATGAG GTTATGGCTGTGGCCAAGAACAGGCAGAAGGCATGCTGCGAACTGGTCTCCCGACTCATCCGGGAAATCCACATGGCATCCGCTTAG
- the LOC120448983 gene encoding purine nucleoside phosphorylase isoform X2 produces the protein MCSRDCCSGPGGSHRGNTCTDKKGAKSGSLAGEKIIPTPQSLLYPYEVIEEIADFITKGSGMRPRIGIICGSGLGSLADMIQDPKIFEYEKIPNFPVSTVEGHAGRLVVGTLEGATVMAMQGRFHFYEGYPLAKCSMPVRVMKLCGVEYLFATNAAGGINPRFQVGDIMLMHDHVNMLGFAGNSPLQGPNDPRFGPRFPALVNSYNKDLINKAIEIAKAMGIESNIHVGVYSCLGGPNYETIAELKALRMMGVDAVGMSTVHEVITARHCDMKVFAFSLITNKCATEYSDKKDEEANHDEVMAVAKNRQKACCELVSRLIREIHMASA, from the exons ATGTGCTCCCGCGACTGTTGCTCCGGACCAGGTGGCTCCCACCGCGGCAACACCTGCACGGACAAGAAGGGCGCCAAGTCCGGCAGTCTGGCTGGCGAGAAGATCATACCCACTCCACAGAGCCTGCT GTATCCCTATGAGGTCATCGAGGAGATCGCCGACTTCATTACCAAGGGCTCCGGAATGCGCCCCAGGATCGGTATCATTTGCGGTTCTGGGCTCGGCTCCTTGGCCGACATGATCCAGGACCCGAAGATCTTCGAGTACGAGAAGATCCCCAACTTCCCGGTATCCACAGTTGAGGGCCATGCCGGACGACTGGTGGTCGGCACCCTCGAGGGCGCCACTGTGATGGCGATGCAGGGCAGGTTCCACTTCTACGAGGGCTATCCACTGGCCAAGTGCTCGATGCCGGTGCGCGTGATGAAGCTGTGCGGCGTGGAGTACCTGTTCGCCACCAATGCGGCCGGTGGCATCAACCCACGGTTCCAGGTGGGCGACATCATGCTGATGCATGACCATGTCAACATGCTCGGCTTCGCCGGCAACTCTCCGCTCCAGGGACCCAATGACCCGCGCTTCGGACCCCGCTTTCCCGCTTTGGTCAACTCGTACAACAAGGACTTGATCAACAAGGCCATCGAGATCGCCAAGGCGATGGGCATCGAGTCGAACATCCATGTCGGCGTCTACTCCTGCCTGGGCGGTCCCAACTACGAGACCATCGCCGAGCTGAAGGCTCTGCGCATGATGGGCGTGGATGCGGTGGGCATGTCCACCGTCCATGAGGTCATCACTGCCCGGCACTGCGACATGAAGGTGTTCGCCTTCAGCCTCATCACGAATAAGTGCGCCACCGAGTACAGCGATAAGAAGGACGAAGAGGCCAACCACGATGAG GTTATGGCTGTGGCCAAGAACAGGCAGAAGGCATGCTGCGAACTGGTCTCCCGACTCATCCGGGAAATCCACATGGCATCCGCTTAG
- the LOC120448983 gene encoding purine nucleoside phosphorylase isoform X4, with translation MCNTDCCSNPKGKAGTKAALNTTNWSDIIPTPPSLLYPYEVIEEIADFITKGSGMRPRIGIICGSGLGSLADMIQDPKIFEYEKIPNFPVSTVEGHAGRLVVGTLEGATVMAMQGRFHFYEGYPLAKCSMPVRVMKLCGVEYLFATNAAGGINPRFQVGDIMLMHDHVNMLGFAGNSPLQGPNDPRFGPRFPALVNSYNKDLINKAIEIAKAMGIESNIHVGVYSCLGGPNYETIAELKALRMMGVDAVGMSTVHEVITARHCDMKVFAFSLITNKCATEYSDKKDEEANHDEVMAVAKNRQKACCELVSRLIREIHMASA, from the exons ATGTGTAACACCGATTGCTGTTCGAATCCCAAGGGCAAGGCTGGCACCAAAGCCGCCCTCAATACCACAAATTGGTCAGATATCATACCAACTCCACCAAGTCTGCT GTATCCCTATGAGGTCATCGAGGAGATCGCCGACTTCATTACCAAGGGCTCCGGAATGCGCCCCAGGATCGGTATCATTTGCGGTTCTGGGCTCGGCTCCTTGGCCGACATGATCCAGGACCCGAAGATCTTCGAGTACGAGAAGATCCCCAACTTCCCGGTATCCACAGTTGAGGGCCATGCCGGACGACTGGTGGTCGGCACCCTCGAGGGCGCCACTGTGATGGCGATGCAGGGCAGGTTCCACTTCTACGAGGGCTATCCACTGGCCAAGTGCTCGATGCCGGTGCGCGTGATGAAGCTGTGCGGCGTGGAGTACCTGTTCGCCACCAATGCGGCCGGTGGCATCAACCCACGGTTCCAGGTGGGCGACATCATGCTGATGCATGACCATGTCAACATGCTCGGCTTCGCCGGCAACTCTCCGCTCCAGGGACCCAATGACCCGCGCTTCGGACCCCGCTTTCCCGCTTTGGTCAACTCGTACAACAAGGACTTGATCAACAAGGCCATCGAGATCGCCAAGGCGATGGGCATCGAGTCGAACATCCATGTCGGCGTCTACTCCTGCCTGGGCGGTCCCAACTACGAGACCATCGCCGAGCTGAAGGCTCTGCGCATGATGGGCGTGGATGCGGTGGGCATGTCCACCGTCCATGAGGTCATCACTGCCCGGCACTGCGACATGAAGGTGTTCGCCTTCAGCCTCATCACGAATAAGTGCGCCACCGAGTACAGCGATAAGAAGGACGAAGAGGCCAACCACGATGAG GTTATGGCTGTGGCCAAGAACAGGCAGAAGGCATGCTGCGAACTGGTCTCCCGACTCATCCGGGAAATCCACATGGCATCCGCTTAG
- the LOC120447831 gene encoding supervillin isoform X17, translating to MEKVKLESLSLAHSLSDKPLPPSPLIPTSLEGGKVSDRLSKLKCNSENWKQRIEQTDAKKFTVAGRLQKKAQSPVELQFERSANDAAKKCPMLEVRSANQPQLGLAKSPSMMVTSSTNSTNSSSKTALRSLSVNPEEEGPTSLSRSNSSSSESDGERNSPHNAKQNKELANNKSAAAATNVGARIQVPRLDDKETFENFFASKPKKEENVVLEISAFDDIKPTERLVSKRHVQGPKGRRAARNPLKSLAAREDISSEYTEMRSGIAERELRRLKLESYGHNANLAAEAIAGLASIEDFKSVALRSSSIPLQQMWLPHKPVMLLHVKGRTHVQTRLVEPVHTSLNRGDCFILVAGSQLFRYVGSFANVIEISRSKKICAAIVENKDLGCTASQEVILTDGKYLKERQWRQFWQLLGKKEDDQSDIAECGHADEDDVFESSLIETNKIYEYQDEALIPMDKFWGCIPKVDMLDTRKVLVFDFGSELYVWNGKNAPSDAKRAAMRLAQEHFGAENSADYADCYLNPLNYVGIVGRRENTKYAKRCAQRPEWCVLGKISQNMETVLFKEKFSDWPEVEREDLEKDYLSNGVHMVRALNGTALHKGEPYQEPNLVLEQANLGRGNFYYDTDTMRHFDVITKSTDKWQIHEFNFDAANNRDDYGHFYSAESYIVRWIYQISVTVRELSGKVSNRSTVGRDRCVYFTWQGQDSSANEKGAAALLTVELDKEKGAQMRVSQGDECTAFVRLFRQMWQHRGRKEQCLERRSEWRLYQLQGNVNEESIIKEVVCQASHLRSRSSMLLIHGSQGSVIVWHGSKSAPHTRNVAVGVAQDLIKTVPKDLFSVETANLTEVEEGSEDDQCKKALGLQDERNEYGSLLKATKSFDYQLRIFNLSSTQGVFKALELSDPLRCQDLHSAYPFSQSQLYNARQPTIFLLDDGDELWLWMGWWPLEDVKINTDERSSPTNDNRAGVNRWISERRAALETAVDYWRAKHGEDEKEPFHGIKGQVVWAGLEPLAFKALFPDWTERPDVREINEEDGRTDASISIGTMLAQMTQTEYPLEILKARPLPEGVEPTRLEVYLNAEDFQAALGCSRAEFEQLPIWKQTKLKKERGLF from the exons ATGGAAAAAGTAAAACTG GAATCCCTATCGTTGGCCCACTCGCTGTCGGACAAACCACTGCCCCCATCACCTTTGATACCCACAAGCTTGGAGGGCGGCAAGGTCTCAGATCGCTTGAGCAAACTGAAGTGCAACTCGGAGAACTGGAAGCAGCGCATAG AGCAAACGGATGCCAAGAAGTTCACAGTCGCCGGCCGACTGCAAAAGAAGGCCCAATCCCCCGTGGAGCTGCAATTCGAGCGCTCGGCCAACGATGCGGCCAAGAAGTGTCCCATGCTGGAGGTGCGCAGCGCCAATCAGCCGCAACTGGGTCTGGCCAAGAGCCCCTCCATGATGGTCACCTCCAGCACGAATAGCACcaatagcagcagcaagaCGGCTCTCCGCAGCCTGAGTGTGAATCCCGAGGAGGAGGGACCCACCAGCCTGAGTCGctccaacagcagcagctcggAGTCCGATGGAGAGCGCAACTCCCCCCACAATGCCAAGCAGAACAAGGAGCTGGCCAACAACAAGAGTGCCGCAGCAGCCACCAATGTGGGCGCCAGGATTCAAGTGCCCCGGCTGGACGACAAGGAAACGTTCGAGAACTTCTTCGCTTCCAAGCCGAAAAAGGAGGAGAACGTTGTGCTCGAGATCAGCGCCTTCGATGACATCAAGCCCACTGAGCG TTTGGTAAGCAAGCGCCACGTGCAGGGTCCCAAAGGTCGACGGGCTGCACGCAATCCTCTCAAGAGTTTGGCTGCTCGTGAGGACATTAGCTCTGAGTACACAGAAATGAGGTCGGGCATAGCCGAGCGGGAACTGCGACGCCTCAAGCTGGAGTCAT ATGGTCATAATGCCAACCTGGCTGCAGAGGCCATCGCCGGATTGGCCTCCATCGAGGACTTCAAGTCTGTGGCATTACGCTCCTCGTCAATTCCACTGCAGCAGATGTGGCTGCCCCACAAGCCAGTGATGCTACTCCATGTCAAGGGACGCACCCATGTCCAAACCCGGCTGGTGGAACCCGTGCACACCTCCCTGAACCGTGGTGATTGCTTCATCCTGGTCGCCGGCTCGCAGCTATTCCGCTACGTTGGATCGTTTGCCAACGTAATTGAGATCTCCCGCAGCAAGAAGATCTGCGCTGCCATTGTGGAGAACAAGGATCTCGGATGCACCGCCAGTCAGGAGGTGATCCTCACGGATGGCAAGTATTTGAAGGAGCGCCAGTGGCGTCAGTTCTGGCAACTTCTGGGCAAAAAGGAGGATGACCAATCGGACATAGCCGAATGCGGTCATGCCGACGAGGATGACGTGTTCGAAAGCAGTCTGATCGAGACTAATAAGATCTACGAGTACCAGGATGAGGCCCTCATTCCGATGGACAAATTCTGGGGCTGCATACCCAAGGTGGACATGTTGGACACGCGTAAAGTGTTGGTCTTCGACTTTGGCAGTGAGCTGTATGTGTGGAATGGCAAGAATGCCCCTTCGGATGCCAAGCGGGCTGCCATGAGATTGGCCCAGGAACACTTTGGTGCTGAGAATTCCGCAGATTATGCCGACTGCTACTTGAATCCCCTAAACTATGTCGGCATAGTGGGTCGTCGCGAGAACACCAAGTATGCCAAGAGGTGCGCTCAGCGTCCAGAATGGTGTGTGCTCGGCAAGATCAGCCAGAACATGGAGACGGTGCTGTTCAAGGAGAAATTTAGTGACTGGCCAGAGGTAGAACGCGAGGATCTGGAGAAGGATTACCTCTCAAACGGAGTGCATATGGTGCGTGCTTTAAACGGAACCGCGCTGCACAAGGGAGAACCATACCAGGAACCAAATCTGGTGCTCGAGCAGGCTAATTTGGGGCGTGGCAATTTCTACTACGATACGGACACCATGCGGCACTTCGATGTGATCACCAAGTCCACGGACAAATGGCAGATCCACGAGTTCAACTTTGATGCGGCCAACAATCGCGACGACTACGGTCACTTCTACTCGGCGGAGAGCTATATAGTGCGCTGGATCTACCAGATTTCGGTCACGGTTCGCGAACTCAGTGGCAAAGTGTCGAACAGGAGCACTGTGGGTCGCGACCGGTGTGTCTATTTCACCTGGCAGGGTCAGGACTCGAGTGCCAACGAGAAGGGTGCGGCTGCTCTGCTGACCGTGGAGTTGGACAAGGAGAAAGGCGCACAAATGCGTGTATCGCAGGGAGATGAGTGCACAGCTTTCGTCCGCCTGTTCCGGCAAATGTGGCAACATCGTGGTCGCAAGGAGCAATGCCTGGAGAGGCGCAGCGAGTGGAGGCTCTACCAACTGCAGGGCAACGTCAACGAGGAGTCCATCATCAAGGAAGTCGTCTGCCAGGCCAGTCATTTGCGATCCCGCAGCTCCATGCTGTTAATTCATGGCAGTCAGGGCAGTGTAATTGTCTGGCACGGATCGAAGAGTGCTCCTCACACTCGTAACGTGGCCGTAGGAGTTGCTCAGGATCTAATCAAGACGGTGCCTAAAGATCTCTTCAGCGTCGAAACTGCCAACTTAACCGAGGTGGAGGAGGGTTCCGAAGACGATCAGTGCAAGAAGGCCTTGGGATTGCAGGATGAACGAAATGAATACGGCAGCCTGCTTAAGGCCACCAAGTCGTTCGATTACCAATTAAGGATCTTCAACTTATCCAGCACTCAGGGTGTTTTCAAAGCGCTTGAACTGAGCGATCCGCTGCGCTGCCAGGATCTGCACAGTGCGTACCCCTTTAGCCAGTCGCAGCTGTACAATGCCAGGCAGCCGACTATCTTTTTGCTGGACGACGGCGATGAGTTGTGGCTCTGGATGGGATGGTGGCCTCTGGAGGATGTGAAGA TAAACACCGATGAGCGCAGCAGTCCCACCAACGACAATCGCGCTGGAGTAAATCGCTGGATCTCAGAGAGACGTGCTGCCCTCGAGACAGCCGTTGACTATTGGCGTGCCAAGCACGGCGAGGACGAGAAAGAGCCCTTCCATGGCATCAAAGGCCAGGTTGTGTGGGCAGGCCTGGAGCCACTGGCCTTCAAGGCGCTATTTCCCGACTGGACAGAACGTCCGGATGTTAGGGAAATCAACGAAGAG GATGGGCGAACTGATGCTTCCATATCGATCGGCACAATGCTGGCACAAATGACACAAACCGAGTATCCCCTGGAAATCCTCAAAGCGCGCCCACTGCCCGAAGGTGTGGAGCCCACCCGCCTGGAGGTCTACCTTAATGCGGAGGACTTCCAGGCGGCACTGGGATGCAGCCGGGCGGAATTCGAGCAGCTGCCCATCTGGAAACAGACCAAGCTGAAGAAGGAGCGAGGGCTGTTCTAG
- the LOC120447836 gene encoding uncharacterized protein LOC120447836, translated as MTDYTDYVETAWKYAEWLPYLLVSYVVVTLLPKSLIRMKRFADTDYEANRNMFHRCYGPELCCHVLAQEQVAGKVKPKARKPVTRVYPKRQQVAPKAELPPPSPAPVKRSNVTKIARMFETGTTRQVSRVAPITLPEIRMFGASDESRDSTPCASRKTSIASQLSAQLQHIEQTMHLWQELDEEPAKKAAAHSDWEPMAVPVSRRTRGTSATPSTASPLSSSPEAEHSRSPVRLRKPPSLCLQSSMEDIFQVIARSAEEPEDCPDCQCLSPVTSIDDILSERRFSRPLSAYSITDLLNEEQASCIEETTYINETR; from the coding sequence ATGACGGACTACACGGATTACGTGGAAACCGCCTGGAAGTATGCGGAATGGCTACCTTACCTCCTCGTCTCCTACGTGGTAGTCACCCTGCTGCCCAAGTCCCTCATCCGGATGAAACGCTTCGCGGACACGGACTATGAGGCGAACAGGAACATGTTCCATCGCTGCTACGGTCCAGAGCTGTGCTGCCACGTCCTGGCCCAGGAGCAGGTCGCCGGAAAGGTGAAACCCAAGGCCAGGAAGCCCGTGACCCGGGTCTATCCCAAGCGTCAGCAGGTGGCGCCCAAGGCGGAGCTACCACCACCGAGTCCAGCGCCCGTGAAGCGGAGCAATGTCACCAAGATAGCCAGGATGTTTGAGACGGGCACCACGCGCCAGGTGAGCCGGGTGGCACCCATAACGCTACCCGAGATCAGGATGTTCGGAGCGAGCGATGAGTCCAGGGACTCCACGCCCTGCGCCTCGCGGAAAACCAGCATCGCCAGTCAGCTCTCGGCTCAGCTGCAGCACATCGAGCAGACGATGCACCTGTGGCAGGAACTGGACGAGGAGCCCGCCAAGAAGGCAGCCGCCCACAGCGACTGGGAGCCCATGGCAGTGCCGGTTTCAAGGCGTACCCGTGGCACCTCTGCCACGCCCTCCACGGCCTCCCCGCTCTCCAGTTCTCCGGAAGCGGAGCACTCCCGCTCTCCGGTTCGCCTGAGGAAGCCGCCATCGCTGTGCCTGCAGTCCAGCATGGAGGACATCTTCCAGGTGATCGCCCGGAGTGCCGAGGAGCCGGAAGACTGTCCGGATTGCCAGTGCCTCTCGCCGGTGACCAGTATCGATGACATTCTCTCCGAGCGCAGGTTCTCACGCCCCCTGTCCGCCTACTCCATCACCGATCTCCTCAACGAAGAGCAGGCCTCCTGTATCGAAGAGACCACGTACATCAACGAAACCAGATGA